Proteins co-encoded in one Erwinia sp. genomic window:
- a CDS encoding hypothetical protein (ID:JIFNMEKO_03401;~source:Prodigal:2.6): MTQRLGLSVVMIVKDAAELLPECLTSVDWADEIIVLDSGSKDGTPELAERHGAKVFHHGDWQGFGKQRQRAQQYATHPMILMIDADERVTPELRQTIEQVLHSPLDLHKVYSIGRSNLFLGRFMRHSGWYPDRVVRLYPASFHYNDHQVHESLVTQGANTEKLPGDLLHLTCRDFSAFQWKQLAYAEAWGKQRFAEGKRCSFMAIISHTLGAFVKTLLLRAGFLDGKQGWLLAVVNAQYTFNKYATLWALHHTNRKKR; encoded by the coding sequence ATGACACAACGTCTGGGATTATCTGTTGTCATGATTGTCAAAGATGCAGCAGAGCTACTACCGGAATGCCTGACATCAGTCGACTGGGCTGATGAGATTATCGTACTGGATTCAGGTAGTAAAGATGGCACACCTGAACTGGCAGAGCGACACGGCGCAAAGGTGTTTCATCATGGCGACTGGCAGGGCTTTGGCAAGCAACGGCAACGGGCGCAACAGTACGCCACGCATCCGATGATCCTGATGATTGATGCCGATGAGCGTGTGACACCAGAATTGCGCCAGACAATAGAACAGGTATTGCATTCACCTCTTGATCTACACAAAGTTTACAGTATAGGGCGCAGTAACCTCTTCCTTGGTCGCTTTATGCGTCATAGCGGTTGGTATCCTGATCGGGTTGTCCGGCTCTATCCAGCCAGTTTTCATTACAATGATCACCAGGTTCATGAATCGCTGGTGACTCAGGGTGCGAACACAGAGAAGTTGCCGGGTGACTTATTGCATCTTACCTGCCGCGATTTTTCCGCATTTCAGTGGAAACAACTGGCCTATGCGGAGGCCTGGGGGAAACAACGTTTCGCAGAGGGAAAACGCTGTAGCTTCATGGCGATTATTTCTCATACCCTTGGAGCCTTCGTGAAAACACTCTTACTGCGTGCTGGTTTCCTTGATGGAAAACAAGGCTGGCTACTCGCGGTCGTCAATGCCCAGTATACATTCAATAAATACGCTACATTATGGGCGTTACATCACACCAACAGGAAGAAGCGATGA
- the waaA gene encoding 3-deoxy-D-manno-octulosonic acid transferase (ID:JIFNMEKO_03402;~source:Prodigal:2.6), producing the protein MTTLYTALLYLIQPLIWLRLWMRGRKNPAYRKRWAERYGYCSGKVLPEGILLHSVSVGETLAAVPLVRALRHRYPDLPITVTTMTPTGSERAAFAFGQEVHHVYLPYDLPCAMRRFLNTVRPRLVIIMETELWPNMINQLSKRKIPLIIANARLSERSARGYQKTGRFMQRLLSKVTLIAAQNEEDGERFVSLGLKRSHLAITGSLKFDISVTPELAVRAVTLRRQWAPHRPVWIATSTHEGEESIILAAHRQLLTTFPNLLLILVPRHPERFSTAIELTQHAGLSFTLRSSGDIPTSNTQVVIGDTMGELMLLYGIADVAFVGGSLVLRGGHNPLEAAAHAIPVLMGPHTFNFKDICAKLQQADGLITVNDADSLQKEIASLLTDEDYRRYYGRQGVDVLYQNQGALQRLLTLLKPYLPTRNH; encoded by the coding sequence ATGACAACACTCTACACTGCTCTGCTGTATTTAATTCAGCCTTTGATCTGGCTTCGCCTCTGGATGCGAGGCAGAAAAAATCCGGCCTATCGAAAACGCTGGGCAGAGCGCTATGGTTACTGCAGTGGTAAAGTGCTACCTGAGGGTATTCTTTTACACTCTGTCTCCGTCGGCGAGACCCTGGCAGCCGTTCCGCTGGTCCGTGCCCTCCGCCATCGTTACCCTGACTTGCCAATTACCGTAACCACCATGACACCTACCGGCTCTGAACGGGCCGCTTTTGCGTTTGGACAGGAAGTGCATCATGTCTACCTGCCCTATGATTTACCATGCGCCATGCGACGTTTTCTCAATACGGTACGGCCTCGTCTGGTGATCATTATGGAAACAGAGTTATGGCCAAACATGATCAACCAGCTTAGTAAGCGCAAGATCCCGCTTATCATTGCGAATGCACGACTTTCTGAGCGCTCTGCCCGTGGTTATCAAAAAACAGGTCGGTTTATGCAGCGTCTGCTCAGTAAAGTGACACTTATTGCGGCGCAAAATGAAGAAGATGGTGAACGATTTGTCTCGTTGGGCCTGAAACGTTCTCATTTAGCAATCACCGGCAGCTTAAAATTTGATATCTCTGTAACTCCCGAGCTGGCGGTACGAGCAGTGACTCTTCGTCGTCAATGGGCACCTCATCGTCCGGTATGGATAGCCACCAGCACGCATGAGGGAGAAGAGAGTATTATTCTTGCGGCCCACCGTCAGCTATTGACAACATTTCCCAATTTATTACTTATTCTGGTTCCTCGTCACCCTGAACGTTTCTCTACCGCTATCGAATTAACTCAGCATGCCGGACTCAGTTTTACTCTGCGCAGTAGCGGAGATATTCCCACCAGCAATACCCAGGTTGTGATTGGCGACACCATGGGAGAGTTGATGCTGCTTTATGGGATTGCTGATGTGGCGTTTGTCGGCGGCAGTCTGGTGCTAAGAGGAGGCCATAATCCACTGGAAGCGGCAGCGCATGCCATTCCTGTATTGATGGGTCCGCATACCTTCAACTTCAAAGATATTTGCGCCAAACTACAACAAGCTGATGGCTTAATCACAGTGAATGACGCTGACTCTCTGCAAAAAGAGATCGCCTCATTGCTCACTGATGAAGATTACCGACGTTACTACGGACGCCAGGGAGTTGACGTGCTCTATCAAAACCAGGGAGCGCTGCAGCGTTTGTTAACATTGCTTAAACCTTATTTACCCACCCGGAATCATTAA
- the rfaG gene encoding Lipopolysaccharide core biosynthesis protein RfaG (ID:JIFNMEKO_03403;~source:Prodigal:2.6), whose protein sequence is MAKIRLAIVRQKYRPDGGAERFIARTLEALEGEVLDLSIITRRWQGMAKTGWHVYICNPVKWGRISRERGFAKAARACWQKENFDLVQSHERIAGCDIFRAGDGVHKVWLHQRARLLSPLQRLLSKFSRYHRYVMSAETALFHSPELKKIICNSLMVKNDIMTHFQVPEDKIVVINNAIDTTRFMPADTEKLLRAREAFDLPPEAKVFIYVGSGFERKGLAASIQAIADSDAHLLVIGQDKRVGDYQKLTQRLGCAGRVHFMGVQQDVIPFYHAADALMLPTLYDPFPNVILEAMACGLPVITSTRCGGAEFISQGIDGFVCDALDITALAIAARNIPRRNSDPRMGNAARQRVLPCTPQRLATQLHQLYAELLQHDK, encoded by the coding sequence ATGGCTAAAATTCGCCTGGCTATCGTCAGACAAAAATACCGTCCTGACGGTGGCGCTGAACGTTTCATTGCCCGCACACTGGAAGCACTGGAAGGTGAGGTGTTAGACCTCAGCATTATTACCCGGCGCTGGCAGGGAATGGCTAAAACCGGCTGGCATGTATATATCTGCAATCCGGTAAAATGGGGACGTATCTCCAGAGAACGGGGCTTTGCCAAAGCCGCACGCGCATGCTGGCAAAAAGAAAATTTCGACCTGGTACAGAGCCACGAGCGCATAGCCGGATGTGATATCTTTCGAGCCGGTGATGGCGTGCATAAAGTCTGGTTACACCAACGTGCACGCCTGCTTTCTCCACTGCAGCGCCTGTTAAGTAAATTCAGTCGTTACCATCGTTACGTGATGTCAGCAGAGACCGCACTTTTTCACTCCCCTGAACTCAAAAAAATCATCTGTAACTCGCTGATGGTGAAAAATGACATCATGACACACTTCCAGGTGCCGGAAGATAAAATTGTTGTGATTAACAATGCCATAGATACCACCCGTTTTATGCCAGCAGACACAGAAAAGTTACTGCGTGCCCGTGAAGCATTCGATCTTCCTCCTGAGGCAAAAGTTTTCATTTATGTGGGGTCAGGGTTTGAACGCAAAGGCCTTGCTGCATCTATTCAGGCAATCGCGGACAGCGATGCACATTTACTGGTTATTGGCCAGGATAAACGGGTTGGTGATTACCAAAAACTGACACAGCGTCTCGGTTGTGCTGGCAGGGTGCATTTTATGGGGGTACAGCAGGATGTTATTCCTTTCTATCATGCTGCGGATGCACTTATGCTTCCGACATTATATGACCCGTTTCCCAATGTTATTCTGGAAGCAATGGCCTGTGGTTTACCTGTGATTACCAGTACACGCTGTGGGGGTGCAGAGTTTATCAGCCAGGGTATTGACGGTTTCGTTTGTGATGCATTGGATATTACCGCACTGGCTATCGCCGCCCGAAATATCCCACGCCGTAACAGTGACCCTCGCATGGGGAATGCTGCACGCCAACGCGTACTACCCTGTACGCCGCAGCGCTTAGCAACACAGTTGCATCAACTTTATGCGGAGCTGCTCCAACATGATAAGTGA
- the rfaQ gene encoding Lipopolysaccharide core heptosyltransferase RfaQ (ID:JIFNMEKO_03404;~source:Prodigal:2.6), whose amino-acid sequence MSMPLYQMIPASYAPKKILIIKLRHHGDMLLTTPVIEALHHHYPEASIDILLYQETYPMLEAHPLINRLHCIDRRWKQAGIWSHMRHEVALAQTIRGEHYDLVINLADQWRSALLCRFSGAPVRIGFDYEKRRGILWRQAHTHLVPTQGRSELHTVEQNLAALLPLGIAGEKWPARMHFHDSDQRQVSSLLAEQCPDNKPYIVIQPTSRWVYKCWDDDKMAALIDNLSLDQVTVILTSAPDKKELAMIDSILSLCHHAKPVSLAGKLSLPQLAALIDNARLFIGVDSAPMHMAAALNTPCIALFGPTKVTQWRPWGENNQVIWAGDYTDLPPPNQIDTKTKQRYLSAIPVGVVTDAARGYLHG is encoded by the coding sequence ATGAGTATGCCTTTGTATCAGATGATTCCGGCCTCATATGCGCCAAAAAAAATACTGATCATCAAACTACGCCATCATGGCGATATGTTGCTGACAACCCCAGTCATTGAAGCATTACATCATCACTACCCGGAAGCCAGCATTGATATCCTGCTTTATCAGGAGACCTACCCCATGCTGGAAGCCCATCCGTTAATTAACCGTCTTCATTGTATTGATAGACGCTGGAAACAAGCCGGTATCTGGTCACACATGCGCCATGAAGTGGCACTGGCACAAACTATTCGTGGTGAACACTACGATCTGGTGATAAATCTGGCCGATCAGTGGCGGAGCGCTTTGCTCTGCCGCTTTTCTGGCGCACCAGTGAGAATAGGTTTTGACTATGAAAAACGTCGCGGGATACTTTGGCGTCAAGCACATACGCATTTAGTACCAACACAGGGACGCAGCGAGTTGCATACTGTCGAGCAAAATCTGGCGGCTTTACTCCCACTGGGAATTGCCGGAGAAAAATGGCCTGCACGCATGCATTTCCATGACAGTGATCAGCGACAGGTTAGCTCGTTACTGGCGGAACAGTGTCCTGATAACAAACCCTATATCGTCATTCAGCCTACGTCACGCTGGGTCTACAAATGCTGGGACGACGACAAGATGGCAGCGCTGATAGATAATCTCTCTCTGGATCAGGTCACGGTCATTTTAACCTCAGCCCCGGATAAAAAAGAGCTGGCGATGATCGACAGTATCCTCTCTCTCTGCCACCACGCGAAACCAGTATCACTGGCCGGCAAACTTAGCCTGCCACAGCTGGCGGCGTTAATTGATAATGCCCGACTGTTTATTGGCGTTGACTCCGCTCCGATGCATATGGCAGCGGCCCTGAATACCCCCTGTATCGCGCTTTTTGGTCCCACAAAAGTCACCCAATGGCGTCCATGGGGAGAAAACAATCAGGTTATCTGGGCAGGCGATTACACTGACCTCCCGCCACCTAACCAAATCGATACTAAAACAAAACAACGTTACCTCAGTGCGATTCCGGTTGGGGTTGTGACTGACGCAGCGCGAGGTTATTTGCATGGCTAA
- the epsJ gene encoding putative glycosyltransferase EpsJ (ID:JIFNMEKO_03405;~source:Prodigal:2.6): protein MTMESSSVSTAPDTLPSPVLSIIVPMFNAEKSFPSFISSLLAQTQPNIEVIIVNDGSTDDSAVMAHRYAQQYDHITVIDQPNRGVSCARNAGMAIARGTYVTFPDADDTMEPEMYQTLVTMAQRDDLDVAQCNAVRVFLSSGRRKTLIPVERLSSTGILTGTRWLSQALATNRYLHVVWLGIYRRSLIERIGLQFEPGLHHQDIPWTTELMINAQRVRYTDTILYHYYVHNQSISHQPRTGKSNVIYQRHYLKIAQLLDDINLRYQKKTTLYPEFYRQVTREALCVCHAVRRETDIQTRQAIIQDIFATKTPQRMLRNVRGLRQWYQLLLWLARLYRWRGQRLT from the coding sequence ATGACTATGGAATCATCCTCAGTTTCAACGGCCCCCGACACGTTGCCCTCACCGGTATTGAGTATCATCGTACCGATGTTTAATGCGGAGAAAAGTTTTCCGTCATTTATCTCATCACTGTTGGCACAGACGCAGCCGAACATAGAGGTCATTATCGTTAATGATGGTTCTACTGACGACTCAGCGGTCATGGCGCACCGTTATGCACAGCAATACGATCATATCACTGTGATTGATCAGCCGAATCGTGGCGTTTCATGCGCACGAAATGCAGGTATGGCTATCGCACGTGGAACCTACGTCACATTTCCTGATGCCGATGATACGATGGAACCTGAGATGTACCAGACACTGGTCACGATGGCGCAACGTGACGATCTGGATGTGGCACAGTGCAATGCCGTCAGAGTATTCCTTTCCTCTGGCAGACGAAAAACGCTGATACCAGTGGAAAGGTTAAGCTCAACGGGCATCCTGACGGGTACCCGTTGGCTAAGTCAGGCGCTGGCGACCAATCGCTATTTACACGTTGTCTGGCTTGGTATCTATCGTCGCAGTCTGATTGAACGCATCGGGTTGCAGTTTGAACCAGGGTTACATCATCAGGACATTCCCTGGACAACGGAATTGATGATCAATGCACAGCGTGTACGGTATACCGACACTATTTTGTATCATTACTATGTGCATAACCAGTCAATCAGTCATCAGCCGCGCACCGGGAAAAGTAATGTCATTTATCAGCGTCATTACCTGAAAATTGCACAACTGCTTGATGATATTAATCTCCGCTATCAGAAAAAAACCACTCTCTACCCGGAGTTCTACCGTCAGGTGACCAGAGAGGCACTGTGTGTCTGTCATGCTGTACGCCGGGAGACCGATATACAAACGCGACAGGCGATTATTCAGGATATTTTTGCCACAAAAACACCTCAGCGCATGCTACGCAACGTGCGGGGGTTACGTCAGTGGTATCAATTGCTTTTATGGCTTGCACGCCTCTATCGCTGGCGAGGTCAACGCCTTACCTGA
- a CDS encoding hypothetical protein (ID:JIFNMEKO_03406;~source:Prodigal:2.6) yields MNYVLIFILLLPVKLLFKLIQKRTERNLVIQTAKIGDFINITPLLRHLRHSDALLSSTVAPLAGHDETIDDIFYIEEHKTTTLTKLKLAFRLMNRYGNVYVLYPNSINLFLAACCNARNKQFLSTYERKWYHGLFFLTATGYVSHSRSDLVLESYLKLADRTQTWQSYPKHATLPLVIPQHPPEVLLRRDKIKIGISISAGNQAKTIPATTWKQLINRLKDLPCLFFVFGTLAEQEKLDSFYREIGRQDNIINMLGKVTLKELPFALSKMDFYMASDSGNVYIADAQNVPVILLYGPCGMEEQRPLGDVLLIGPENIPPSSFIFRSPYHFEQPAEELFALNDEKLDAIHQFITSRTPHLATDKHS; encoded by the coding sequence GTGAATTATGTTCTTATTTTTATCTTATTATTGCCAGTGAAACTCCTGTTCAAGCTGATACAAAAAAGAACCGAACGCAATTTAGTGATTCAGACGGCAAAAATCGGCGATTTCATTAATATCACGCCGTTACTGCGGCATCTGCGGCATAGTGATGCGTTGTTAAGCTCAACGGTGGCACCGCTGGCTGGTCACGACGAGACTATTGATGATATTTTTTATATCGAAGAACATAAAACCACTACGCTGACGAAGCTTAAGCTGGCCTTCCGCCTGATGAACCGTTATGGCAATGTTTATGTACTTTATCCCAATAGTATCAATCTGTTCCTCGCCGCCTGCTGTAATGCCAGAAACAAACAATTTTTATCGACTTACGAACGTAAATGGTACCACGGCCTGTTTTTTCTCACCGCAACGGGCTACGTTTCACATAGCAGGAGTGACCTTGTGCTTGAAAGCTACCTGAAATTAGCTGATCGCACCCAGACCTGGCAAAGCTACCCGAAACATGCAACGCTCCCGCTGGTGATACCGCAACATCCACCAGAAGTCCTGCTCCGCCGCGATAAAATTAAAATTGGCATCAGCATCTCAGCAGGTAATCAGGCGAAGACCATTCCGGCAACGACTTGGAAACAGTTAATTAATCGTCTGAAAGACCTGCCTTGTCTGTTTTTCGTATTTGGTACTCTCGCGGAACAGGAAAAGCTCGACAGCTTTTATCGTGAGATAGGCAGACAGGACAACATCATTAATATGCTTGGCAAAGTCACGCTGAAAGAGCTCCCTTTCGCACTGAGTAAGATGGATTTCTATATGGCATCCGACAGCGGAAATGTCTATATCGCTGACGCTCAAAATGTACCAGTTATTTTGTTATATGGGCCTTGTGGAATGGAAGAACAACGCCCTCTTGGGGATGTGCTTTTGATCGGCCCGGAAAACATTCCACCCTCATCTTTCATCTTCCGAAGTCCCTATCATTTTGAGCAACCGGCAGAGGAACTCTTTGCACTGAATGATGAAAAATTAGATGCTATTCATCAGTTTATCACTTCCCGAACACCTCATCTGGCTACCGATAAGCACTCATGA
- the pglJ_1 gene encoding N-acetylgalactosamine-N,N'-diacetylbacillosaminyl-diphospho-undecaprenol 4-alpha-N-acetylgalactosaminyltransferase (ID:JIFNMEKO_03407;~source:Prodigal:2.6): MSKRILMIIDGLPGGGAEKTVLTLSRGFLALGHRVSLFSLRSVCDYPLPEGIDYQVIEDRCCTPWRKLTELPRRAAQLEKAVISSQQQGGDFDLIISHLHKTDRIVRRLRVLPVEKVWFCLHGIYSASYLARKRGLSRWYKKIKVRCVYQQRNLIGVSPPVIDDLKNIFHVQPAHEKIIANPFDIELIQQLANAPCDLAGKEYLLHIGRFHPTKRHDRLLQAYAKSGITAPLVLIGKGCPEEEQRIRQQVAKLGLAERVIFKGFIDNPYPYIYHAKMLVVSSDSEGFGNVLIEALICGTPVVSTRCPGGPIHILTGELARGLSAMNSEALAEKITEFYQHPKKQVKSGLERYHLDAICLEYLSLIEKRQT; the protein is encoded by the coding sequence GTGTCAAAACGAATTTTAATGATTATTGACGGTCTTCCGGGAGGAGGGGCAGAAAAAACGGTACTGACACTTTCGCGTGGATTCCTCGCGCTGGGGCATCGGGTATCATTATTCTCTTTGCGTTCAGTGTGTGACTATCCTCTCCCTGAAGGCATTGACTATCAGGTCATTGAAGATCGCTGCTGCACCCCCTGGCGTAAACTGACAGAATTACCTCGCAGGGCAGCCCAACTTGAGAAGGCGGTGATCTCCTCCCAGCAACAGGGAGGGGATTTTGATTTAATCATTTCACACCTGCACAAAACTGACCGTATCGTTCGTCGTCTGCGGGTACTTCCCGTTGAAAAAGTCTGGTTTTGTCTGCACGGTATTTATTCAGCGTCTTATCTGGCGCGCAAACGCGGACTCTCTCGCTGGTATAAAAAAATCAAAGTGCGTTGTGTGTACCAGCAGCGTAACCTGATCGGCGTCTCTCCGCCGGTTATCGATGATTTAAAGAATATTTTCCATGTTCAGCCAGCACATGAAAAAATCATCGCCAACCCCTTTGATATCGAACTGATTCAACAACTGGCAAATGCGCCTTGTGATCTGGCCGGCAAAGAGTATCTGCTACATATAGGGCGTTTTCACCCCACTAAGCGGCATGATCGCTTACTGCAAGCCTATGCAAAAAGCGGCATCACTGCGCCGTTAGTGCTGATCGGCAAAGGATGCCCGGAAGAAGAGCAGCGCATCAGGCAACAGGTAGCAAAATTAGGTCTTGCTGAACGTGTTATCTTTAAAGGCTTTATAGATAATCCTTATCCTTACATCTACCATGCGAAAATGCTGGTAGTCAGTTCCGACAGCGAAGGATTTGGTAATGTTCTGATCGAGGCTTTGATTTGCGGTACACCAGTCGTGAGTACTCGCTGTCCAGGCGGACCGATACATATTCTGACCGGTGAACTGGCTCGCGGACTCTCTGCCATGAACAGCGAGGCACTGGCAGAAAAAATCACGGAATTTTATCAGCACCCGAAAAAACAAGTAAAATCAGGACTTGAACGATATCATCTTGATGCTATCTGTCTGGAGTATCTTTCTCTCATTGAAAAAAGACAAACATAA
- a CDS encoding hypothetical protein (ID:JIFNMEKO_03408;~source:Prodigal:2.6), which yields MKHPAFLITIDTEGDNLWQNRSPVITTRNAAYLERFQLLCEKHGFKPTWLTNYEMAIDPVYLSFARDVIARHQGEVGMHLHAWHSPPEFELTEDDYLHQPYLIEYPTAELIKKVAFMTHLLEETFQTKMLSHRAGRWAFDTRYADALIAEGYQVDCSVTPRVNWQHAKGAPQGNGGCDYQHFPQHAYYLDSEDISRPGRSSLLEVPVSTCYRHSAFVNALRQGYDALRGKKRSPSVNWLRPAGGNAQQMIAVADANLKAGADYVEFMLHSSEFMPGGSPTFKDQQAIEQLYEDLEQLFSWLQSRTTGMTMAEYAQRYASTYQPFSST from the coding sequence ATGAAACACCCTGCTTTTCTTATCACGATCGACACCGAAGGCGATAATCTGTGGCAAAATCGTTCCCCGGTGATAACCACCAGGAATGCGGCTTATCTTGAGCGTTTTCAGTTGCTCTGTGAGAAGCATGGTTTCAAGCCTACCTGGCTGACAAATTATGAGATGGCTATTGATCCGGTATATCTGAGCTTTGCGCGCGATGTCATTGCCCGGCATCAGGGGGAAGTTGGTATGCACTTACATGCATGGCATAGCCCACCAGAATTTGAATTGACTGAAGATGACTACCTGCATCAGCCGTATTTGATTGAGTACCCGACGGCAGAACTTATCAAAAAAGTCGCGTTTATGACGCATCTCCTGGAAGAGACGTTTCAGACCAAAATGTTGAGCCATCGCGCTGGTCGATGGGCATTTGATACCCGTTACGCTGACGCTCTGATTGCCGAAGGTTATCAGGTGGATTGTTCAGTGACCCCACGGGTTAACTGGCAGCATGCTAAAGGGGCACCACAGGGAAACGGGGGCTGTGATTATCAGCATTTTCCTCAGCATGCCTATTATCTGGATAGTGAGGACATTTCGCGTCCGGGGAGATCATCCCTACTGGAAGTGCCAGTGAGCACTTGCTATCGGCACTCTGCCTTTGTCAATGCCTTGCGCCAGGGTTATGACGCGCTGCGAGGAAAAAAACGCTCTCCGTCGGTGAATTGGTTACGTCCGGCTGGAGGTAACGCGCAGCAGATGATTGCTGTTGCGGACGCTAACCTGAAAGCCGGGGCTGATTATGTCGAGTTTATGTTGCACTCTTCGGAATTTATGCCCGGCGGGAGTCCGACCTTTAAAGATCAGCAGGCAATCGAACAGCTCTATGAGGATTTGGAACAACTGTTCAGCTGGCTGCAATCCCGCACCACAGGTATGACCATGGCTGAGTATGCACAGCGTTACGCCAGTACGTATCAGCCATTTTCATCAACGTGA
- the epsH gene encoding Putative glycosyltransferase EpsH (ID:JIFNMEKO_03409;~source:Prodigal:2.6) translates to MNTPCFLSILIAVHNGEETLATTLDSIFASLGDRQHQAEIIIINDASVDQTQHIIDDYATRYQQIIALQRNWRNVGKVRNEAVAMAKGDYILMVDADDTLLAGALETRLQILTAQQPDILLSRLIEVRSESAIIPQSVAASPCPLTQHQAITRFLIHRDFQAHFIGQFFARRLFDAYTFPDFICYEDTWLFPVMLMNSQKTLYSSTGFYLYHKRGQSLSAAITAEKIHCLVLATQQLDTVFPPRYRQLIACHWLDIADRYENELRSLPDYALVQQRLAQIDSVRFLCNPMVRLSYKRKWLKVRRRFRKSR, encoded by the coding sequence ATGAATACCCCCTGTTTTCTAAGTATCTTAATTGCTGTGCATAATGGCGAAGAGACGTTAGCTACAACCCTAGATTCCATTTTTGCCTCACTCGGTGACAGGCAGCATCAGGCAGAAATTATTATTATCAATGATGCTTCTGTAGATCAAACACAGCACATCATTGATGACTACGCTACCCGATATCAACAAATCATTGCCCTGCAACGCAACTGGCGTAATGTCGGGAAGGTGCGTAATGAAGCCGTCGCAATGGCAAAAGGTGACTATATCCTGATGGTGGATGCCGATGACACCCTTTTGGCGGGAGCTCTGGAAACACGCCTGCAAATACTCACAGCACAACAGCCAGATATATTACTGAGCCGCTTGATTGAAGTGCGTTCTGAATCCGCTATCATTCCACAATCGGTAGCAGCTTCGCCATGTCCGTTGACGCAGCATCAGGCCATTACCCGTTTTCTGATTCATCGGGATTTTCAGGCGCATTTTATCGGACAATTTTTCGCCCGCCGGTTGTTCGATGCATATACTTTCCCTGATTTTATCTGCTACGAAGATACCTGGCTATTTCCGGTCATGCTGATGAACAGTCAAAAAACCCTCTATTCATCGACCGGGTTTTATCTGTATCACAAACGCGGACAAAGCCTCTCAGCCGCTATCACTGCGGAGAAAATTCACTGCCTTGTGCTCGCCACCCAGCAGCTCGATACGGTTTTTCCGCCACGGTATCGCCAGCTCATTGCCTGTCACTGGCTTGATATCGCTGATCGCTACGAGAATGAGCTACGTTCGTTGCCAGACTATGCGCTGGTGCAACAACGCCTGGCACAAATCGATTCTGTCAGATTTCTTTGCAATCCGATGGTCAGACTGAGCTACAAACGAAAATGGCTGAAGGTAAGACGACGTTTCAGGAAATCACGTTGA